A genomic stretch from Taeniopygia guttata chromosome 9, bTaeGut7.mat, whole genome shotgun sequence includes:
- the KIF1A gene encoding kinesin-like protein KIF1A isoform X11, producing MAGASVKVAVRVRPFNSREMSRESKCIIQMSGSTTTILNPKQPKETPKSFNFDYSYWSHTTPADINYASQKQVYRDIGEEMLQHAFEGYNVCIFAYGQTGAGKSYTMMGKQEKDQQGIIPQLCEDLFSRINDTTNDNMSYSVEVSYMEIYCERVRDLLNPKNKGNLRVREHPLMGPYVEDLSKLAVTSYNDIQDLMDSGNKARTVAATNMNETSSRSHAVFNIIFTQKRHDAETDITTEKVSKISLVDLAGSERADSTGAKGTRLKEGANINKSLTTLGKVISALAEMDSGPNKNKKKKKTDFIPYRDSVLTWLLRENLGGNSRTAMVAALSPADINYDETLSTLRYADRAKQIRCNAVINEDPNNKLIRELKDEVARLRDLLYAQGLGDIIDTHPAAGGSKLTNAIAGISPSSSLSALSSRAASVASLHERIMFAPGSEEAIERLKETEKIIAELNETWEEKLRRTEAIRMEREALLAEMGVAMREDGGTLGVFSPKKTPHLVNLNEDPLMSECLLYYIKDGITRVGREDAEKRQDIVLSGHFIKEEHCLFRSDTKTGGEVIVTLEPCEGADTYVNGKKVTEPSILRSGNRIIMGKSHVFRFNHPEQARQERERTPCAETPAEPVDWAFAQRELLEKQGIDMKQEMEQRLQELEDQYRREREEANYLLEQQRLDYESKLEALQKQMDSRYYPEANEEEEEPEDEVQWTEREFELALWAFRKWKWYQFTSLRDLLWGNAIFLKEANAISVELKKKVQFQFVLLTDTLYSPLPPDLLPPDAAKDREKRPFPRTIVAVEVQDQKNGATHYWTLEKLRQRLDLMREMYDRAAEVPSSVIEDCDNVVTGGDPFYDRFPWFRLVGRAFVYLSNLLYPVPLVHRVAIVSEKGEVKGFLRVAVQAISADEEAPDYGSGVRQSGTAKISFDDQHFEKFQSESCPAVGMSRSGTSQEELRIVEGQGQVSDVGPSADEVNNNTCAVTPEDLLDSPEKPAPDGPLEVALDHLKLGSIFTFRVTVLQASSISAEYADIFCQFNFIHRHDEAFSTEPLKNTGRGPPLGFYHVQNIAVEVTKSFIEYIKSQPIVFEVFGHYQQHPFPPLCKDVLSPLRPSRRHFPRVMPLSKPVPATKLSTMTRPSAGPCQCKYDLMVFFEICELEANGDYIPAVVDHRGGMPCHGTFLLHQGIQRRISVTLVHETGSLIHWKEVRELVVGRIRNTPEADESLIDPNILSLNILSSGYIHPSQDDRISLGNDTRTFYQFEAAWDSSMHNSLLLNRVTPYREKIYITLSAYIEMENCTQPAVITKDFCMVFYSRDAKLPASRSIRNLFGSGSLRASESNRVTGVYELSLCRVADAGSPGMQRRRRRVLDTSVAYVRGEENLAGWRPRSDSLILDHQWELEKLSLLQEVEKTRHYLLLREKLETTQRLGMETLSPCSSEDSESRSTSCISSPLSADGAPESRTSPPETPSERQKELAVKCLRLLTHTFNREYSHSHVCISASESKLSEMSVTLMRDPSMPALGVTTLTPSSTCPSLVEGCYNAMEVRPPQVSSRAESPDLEPVVEGEQKKSPARRPEEEKEPQRLLVPDIQEIRVSPIVSKKGYLHFLEPHTNGWVKRFVVVRRPYVYIYNSDKDAVERAILNLSKAQVEYSEDQQAMLKTPNTFAVCTEHRGILLQASSDKDMHDWLYAFNPLLAGSIRSKLSRRRTAQMRI from the exons CTATCCTGaacccaaaacagcccaaagaGACACCAAAAAGCTTCAACTTTGACTATTCCTACTGGTCCCACACTACG CCTGCAGACATCAACTATGCATCCCAGAAGCAAGTGTACCGGGACATTGGagaggagatgctgcagcacgCCTTTGAAGGCTACAATGTGTGCATCTTTGCCTACGGGCAGACAGGAGCTGGAAAATCCTACACCATGATGGGCAAGCAGGAGAAGGACCAGCAAGGCATCATCCCACAG CTGTGCGAGGACCTCTTCTCCCGCATCAACGACACCACCAATGACAACATGTCCTATTCTGTGGAG GTGAGCTACATGGAGATCTACTGCGAACGCGTGAGGGACCTGCTGAACCCCAAGAACAAGGGGAACCTGCGGGTGAGGGAGCATCCTCTTATGGGTCCATATGTTGAGGACCTTTCCAAGCTGGCTGTGACCTCCTACAATGACATCCAGGACCTTATGGACTCTGGAAACAAAGCCCG cacagtGGCTGCTACCAACATGAATGAGACCAGCAGCCGCTCCCACGCCGTGTTCAACATCATCTTCACGCAGAAGCGGCACGACGCCGAGACAGACATCACCACTGAGAAG GTCAGCAAAATCAGCTTGGTGGACCTGGCTGGGAGTGAGCGAGCTGATTCCACAGGTGCCAAGGGCACAAGGCTAAAG GAAGGAGCAAACATCAACAAGTCCTTGACCACTCTGGGGAAAGTCATCTCTGCCCTGGCAGAAATG GACTCAGGGCCAAACAAG aacaaaaagaagaagaagacggATTTCATCCCCTACCGAGACTCGGTGCTCACCTGGCTGCTGCGGGAGAACCTGG GAGGCAACTCCAGAACTGCCATGGTGGCTGCTCTCAGTCCTGCTGACATCAACTACGATGAGaccctcagcaccctcag GTACGCTGACCGTGCCAAGCAGATCCGCTGCAATGCTGTCATCAACGAGGACCCCAACAACAAGCTCATCCGGGAGCTGAAGGACGAGGTGGCACGTCTGCGTGACCTTCTCTATGCCCAGGGCCTCGGGGACATCATTGACA CCCATCCTGCTGCGGGAGGATCCAAAT TGACCAATGCCATTGCTGGGATCAGcccctcttcctccctctctgccttGTCCAGCCGCGCTGCCTCGGTCGCCAGCCTCCACGAGCGCATCATGTTTGCTCCGGGCAGCGAAGAGGCAATTGAAAGACTCAAG GAAACGGAGAAGATCATTGCAGAGCTGAACGAGACGTGGGAGGAGAAGCTGCGTAGGACAGAAGCGATACGGATGGAGAG GGAAGCGTTGCTGGCTGAAATGGGAGTGGCCATGAGGGAGGATGGAGGCACCTTGGGCGTATTTTCTCCTAAAAAG ACACCGCACTTGGTCAACCTGAATGAGGATCCGCTCATGTCCGAGTGTCTTCTCTACTACATCAAGGATGGGATAACGAG GGTTGGCCGGGAAGATGCTGAGAAGAGGCAGGACATCGTTCTCAGCGGGCACTTCATTAAAGAAGAGCACTGCCTGTTCCGCAGCGACACCAAAACTGGTGGTGAAG TGATAGTGACACTGGAGCCCTGTGAAGGTGCTGACACCTACGTGAACGGCAAAAAGGTGACAGAGCCCAGCATCCTGCGCTCAG GAAACCGCATCATCATGGGGAAGAGCCACGTTTTCCGCTTCAACCACCCCGAGCAGGCTCGGCAGGAGCGCGAGCGGACCCCGTGCGCTGAGACCCCCGCAGAGCCCGTGGACTGGGCGTTTGCCcagagagagctgctggagaagcaaGGCATCGACATGAAACAGGAGATGGAGCAGCG GCTCCAGGAACTGGAGGACCAGTACCGGAGGGAACGGGAAGAGGCAAATTACcttctggagcagcagaggctg GACTATGAGAGCAAGCTGGAGGCATTGCAGAAGCAGATGGATTCTAGATATTACCCTGAGGcaaatgaggaggaggaagaaccTGAGGATGAAG TGCAGTGGACAGAGCGGGAATTCGAGCTCGCCCTCTGGGCCTTTAGGAAGTGGAAGTGGTACCAGTTCACCTCCCTCCGTGACCTGCTCTGGGGCAATGCCATCTTCCTCAAGGAAGCCAATGCCATCAGCGTGGAGCTGAAAAAGAAG GTCCAGTTCCAGTTTGTGCTCCTCACGGACACGCTGTACTCACCTCTCCCTCCCGACCTGCTGCCTCCCGATGCTGCCAAGGACCGGGAGAAGCGACCATTCCCCAGGACCATCGTGGCTGTAGAGGTGCAGGACCAGAAGAACGGGGCAACACATTACTGGACCCTGGAGAAGCTGAG GCAGCGCCTGGACCTGATGCGTGAGATGTATGACCGAGCAGCAGAAGTGCCTTCCAGTGTCATCGAGGACTGTGACAATGTGGTGACTGGCGGAGACCCTTTCTACGACCGCTTTCCCTGGTTCAGGCTGGTCGGCAG GGCCTTTGTCTACCTGAGCAACCTCCTCTACCCCGTGCCCCTGGTGCACCGCGTGGCCATCGTCAGCGAGAAGGGCGAGGTGAAGGGCTTCCTGCGCGTGGCTGTCCAGGCCATCTCAG CGGATGAAGAAGCCCCTGACTATGGCTCTGGTGTGCGGCAGTCAGGGACAGCCAAGATCTCCTTTGATGACCAGCACTTCGAGAAG TTCCAGTCAGAGTCGTGCCCAGCTGTCGGGATGTCTCGCTCGGGGACCTCTCAGGAGGAGCTGCGCATAGTGGAAGGTCAGGGGCAGGTCAGCGACGTGGGTCCGTCTGCAGATGAAGTCAACAACAACACCTGTGCAG TGACCCCAGAGGATCTTCTGGACAGCCCAGAAAAGCCTGCACCGGATGGGCCACTGGAGGTGGCTTTGGACCACCTGAAGCTGGGCAGCATCTTCACATTCCGTGTGACAGTCCTGCAAGCCTCCAGCATCTCTGCAGAATACGCTGACATCTTCTGCCAGTTCAA CTTCATCCATCGCCACGATGAGGCCTTTTCAACAGAACCCTTGAAGAACACAGGACGGGGACCACCCCTGGGATTCTATCATGTCCAAAAT ATTGCTGTGGAGGTGACAAAATCTTTCATCGAATACATCAAGAGCCAGCCAATTGTGTTTGAGGTGTTTGGCCATTACCAGCAGCACCCCTTCCCACCTCTCTGCAAGGATGTCCTGAG CCCGCTGAGGCCATCCCGACGCCACTTCCCCCGTGTGATGCCACTCTCCAAACCAG TGCCTGCGACAAAGCTGAGCACCATGACTCGGCCCAGTGCTGGCCCCTGCCAGTGCAAGTACGACCTGATGGTCTTCTTTGAGATCTGTGAGCTGGAGGCCAATGGCGA CTACATCCCTGCTGTTGTGGACCACCGTGGAGGCATGCCATGCCATGGGACCTTCCTCCTTCATCAG GGCATCCAGAGGAGAATTAGTGTCACCTTGGTGCATGAAACAGGCAGCCTCATCCACTGGAAGGAAGTACGGGAGCTGGTTGTGG GTCGAATCCGGAACACCCCAGAGGCAGATGAGTCGCTCATCGACCCCAACATTCTGTCCCTGAACATCCTCTCCTCTGGCTACATCCACCCCTCCCAGGATGACCG CATTTCGCTGGGAAATGACACTAG gACTTTCTACCAGTTTGAGGCGGCGTGGGATAGCTCCATGCACAACTCGCTGCTGCTCAACCGTGTTACCCCTTACCGGGAGAAGATCTACATCACCCTGTCAGCTTACATCGAG atGGAGAACTGCACTCAGCCTGCTGTCATCACCAAAGACTTCTGCATGGTTTTCTACTCCCGGGATGCCAAACTTCCTGCCTCACGCTCCATCCGCAATCTTTTTGGCAGCGGCAGCCTGCGGGCTTCTGAGAG CAACCGTGTGACAGGAGTTTACGAGCTCAGCCTCTGCCGCGTGGCTGATGCCGGCAGCCCAG GCATGCAGAGAAGGCGCCGGCGTGTGCTGGACACCTCTGTAGCTTACGTCAGGGGAGAGGAGAACCTGGCTGGCTGGCGGCCCCGCAGTGACAGCCTCATCCTTGACCATCAGTGGGAGCTGGAGAAACTCAGCCTTCTGCAAGAA gtggAGAAGACAAGACACTACCTGTTACTGCGTGAGAAGCTGGAGACCACCCAGCGCCTGGGCATGGAGACCCTGTCCCCCTGCTCCAGCGAGGATTCCGAGTCCCGAAGCACCTCCTGCATCTCCTCCCCACTCTCTGCTGACGGAGCACCTGAAAGCCGCACCTctccccctgagacccccagcgAGAGGCAGAAGGAGCTGGCTGTGAAG TGCTTGCGCCTGCTCACACACACCTTCAACAGGGAGTACAGCCACAGCCACGTCTGCATTAGCGCCAGTGAGAGCAAG CTGTCTGAAATGTCAGTGACCTTGATGAGAGACCCTTCCATGCCAGCTCTTGGAGTCACTACTCTCACCCCCTCCTCGACCTGCCCATCACTGGTGGAAGGATGTTACAATGCCATGGAGGTCAG acccccccaggtTTCCTCCAGGGCAGAGAGCCCTGATCTGGAGCCTGTGGTAGAAGGGGAGCAGAAGAAGTCCCCAGCCCGCCGgcctgaggaggagaaggagccccaGCGGTTGCTGGTGCCCGACATCCAGGAGATTCGAGTCAG TCCCATCGTCTCCAAAAAGGGCTACCTGCACTTCCTGGAGCCTCACACCAATGGATGGGTGAAACGCTTCGTGGTGGTCCGGCGCCCCTATGTCTACATCTACAACTCAGACAAGGATGCGGTCGAGAGGGCCATACTCAACCTCTCCAAGGCCCAGGTGGAGTACAGTGAGGACCAGCAGGCCATGCTCAAG ACCCCGAACACGTTTGCGGTGTGCACAGAGCACCggggcatcctgctgcaggcgAGCAGTGACAAAGACATGCACGACTGGCTCTACGCTTTCAACCCTCTCCTGGCTGGATCCATAAG ATCCAAGCTGTCCAGAAGGAGAACAGCCCAGATGAGAATCTAA
- the KIF1A gene encoding kinesin-like protein KIF1A isoform X13, whose amino-acid sequence MAGASVKVAVRVRPFNSREMSRESKCIIQMSGSTTTILNPKQPKETPKSFNFDYSYWSHTTPADINYASQKQVYRDIGEEMLQHAFEGYNVCIFAYGQTGAGKSYTMMGKQEKDQQGIIPQLCEDLFSRINDTTNDNMSYSVEVSYMEIYCERVRDLLNPKNKGNLRVREHPLMGPYVEDLSKLAVTSYNDIQDLMDSGNKARTVAATNMNETSSRSHAVFNIIFTQKRHDAETDITTEKVSKISLVDLAGSERADSTGAKGTRLKEGANINKSLTTLGKVISALAEMDSGPNKNKKKKKTDFIPYRDSVLTWLLRENLGGNSRTAMVAALSPADINYDETLSTLRYADRAKQIRCNAVINEDPNNKLIRELKDEVARLRDLLYAQGLGDIIDTHPAAGGSKLTNAIAGISPSSSLSALSSRAASVASLHERIMFAPGSEEAIERLKETEKIIAELNETWEEKLRRTEAIRMEREALLAEMGVAMREDGGTLGVFSPKKTPHLVNLNEDPLMSECLLYYIKDGITRVGREDAEKRQDIVLSGHFIKEEHCLFRSDTKTGGEVIVTLEPCEGADTYVNGKKVTEPSILRSGNRIIMGKSHVFRFNHPEQARQERERTPCAETPAEPVDWAFAQRELLEKQGIDMKQEMEQRLQELEDQYRREREEANYLLEQQRLDYESKLEALQKQMDSRYYPEANEEEEEPEDEVQWTEREFELALWAFRKWKWYQFTSLRDLLWGNAIFLKEANAISVELKKKVQFQFVLLTDTLYSPLPPDLLPPDAAKDREKRPFPRTIVAVEVQDQKNGATHYWTLEKLRQRLDLMREMYDRAAEVPSSVIEDCDNVVTGGDPFYDRFPWFRLVGRAFVYLSNLLYPVPLVHRVAIVSEKGEVKGFLRVAVQAISADEEAPDYGSGVRQSGTAKISFDDQHFEKFQSESCPAVGMSRSGTSQEELRIVEGQGQVSDVGPSADEVNNNTCAVTPEDLLDSPEKPAPDGPLEVALDHLKLGSIFTFRVTVLQASSISAEYADIFCQFNFIHRHDEAFSTEPLKNTGRGPPLGFYHVQNIAVEVTKSFIEYIKSQPIVFEVFGHYQQHPFPPLCKDVLSPLRPSRRHFPRVMPLSKPVPATKLSTMTRPSAGPCQCKYDLMVFFEICELEANGDYIPAVVDHRGGMPCHGTFLLHQGIQRRISVTLVHETGSLIHWKEVRELVVGRIRNTPEADESLIDPNILSLNILSSGYIHPSQDDRTFYQFEAAWDSSMHNSLLLNRVTPYREKIYITLSAYIEMENCTQPAVITKDFCMVFYSRDAKLPASRSIRNLFGSGSLRASESNRVTGVYELSLCRVADAGSPGMQRRRRRVLDTSVAYVRGEENLAGWRPRSDSLILDHQWELEKLSLLQEVEKTRHYLLLREKLETTQRLGMETLSPCSSEDSESRSTSCISSPLSADGAPESRTSPPETPSERQKELAVKCLRLLTHTFNREYSHSHVCISASESKLSEMSVTLMRDPSMPALGVTTLTPSSTCPSLVEGCYNAMEVRPPQVSSRAESPDLEPVVEGEQKKSPARRPEEEKEPQRLLVPDIQEIRVSPIVSKKGYLHFLEPHTNGWVKRFVVVRRPYVYIYNSDKDAVERAILNLSKAQVEYSEDQQAMLKTPNTFAVCTEHRGILLQASSDKDMHDWLYAFNPLLAGSIRSKLSRRRTAQMRI is encoded by the exons CTATCCTGaacccaaaacagcccaaagaGACACCAAAAAGCTTCAACTTTGACTATTCCTACTGGTCCCACACTACG CCTGCAGACATCAACTATGCATCCCAGAAGCAAGTGTACCGGGACATTGGagaggagatgctgcagcacgCCTTTGAAGGCTACAATGTGTGCATCTTTGCCTACGGGCAGACAGGAGCTGGAAAATCCTACACCATGATGGGCAAGCAGGAGAAGGACCAGCAAGGCATCATCCCACAG CTGTGCGAGGACCTCTTCTCCCGCATCAACGACACCACCAATGACAACATGTCCTATTCTGTGGAG GTGAGCTACATGGAGATCTACTGCGAACGCGTGAGGGACCTGCTGAACCCCAAGAACAAGGGGAACCTGCGGGTGAGGGAGCATCCTCTTATGGGTCCATATGTTGAGGACCTTTCCAAGCTGGCTGTGACCTCCTACAATGACATCCAGGACCTTATGGACTCTGGAAACAAAGCCCG cacagtGGCTGCTACCAACATGAATGAGACCAGCAGCCGCTCCCACGCCGTGTTCAACATCATCTTCACGCAGAAGCGGCACGACGCCGAGACAGACATCACCACTGAGAAG GTCAGCAAAATCAGCTTGGTGGACCTGGCTGGGAGTGAGCGAGCTGATTCCACAGGTGCCAAGGGCACAAGGCTAAAG GAAGGAGCAAACATCAACAAGTCCTTGACCACTCTGGGGAAAGTCATCTCTGCCCTGGCAGAAATG GACTCAGGGCCAAACAAG aacaaaaagaagaagaagacggATTTCATCCCCTACCGAGACTCGGTGCTCACCTGGCTGCTGCGGGAGAACCTGG GAGGCAACTCCAGAACTGCCATGGTGGCTGCTCTCAGTCCTGCTGACATCAACTACGATGAGaccctcagcaccctcag GTACGCTGACCGTGCCAAGCAGATCCGCTGCAATGCTGTCATCAACGAGGACCCCAACAACAAGCTCATCCGGGAGCTGAAGGACGAGGTGGCACGTCTGCGTGACCTTCTCTATGCCCAGGGCCTCGGGGACATCATTGACA CCCATCCTGCTGCGGGAGGATCCAAAT TGACCAATGCCATTGCTGGGATCAGcccctcttcctccctctctgccttGTCCAGCCGCGCTGCCTCGGTCGCCAGCCTCCACGAGCGCATCATGTTTGCTCCGGGCAGCGAAGAGGCAATTGAAAGACTCAAG GAAACGGAGAAGATCATTGCAGAGCTGAACGAGACGTGGGAGGAGAAGCTGCGTAGGACAGAAGCGATACGGATGGAGAG GGAAGCGTTGCTGGCTGAAATGGGAGTGGCCATGAGGGAGGATGGAGGCACCTTGGGCGTATTTTCTCCTAAAAAG ACACCGCACTTGGTCAACCTGAATGAGGATCCGCTCATGTCCGAGTGTCTTCTCTACTACATCAAGGATGGGATAACGAG GGTTGGCCGGGAAGATGCTGAGAAGAGGCAGGACATCGTTCTCAGCGGGCACTTCATTAAAGAAGAGCACTGCCTGTTCCGCAGCGACACCAAAACTGGTGGTGAAG TGATAGTGACACTGGAGCCCTGTGAAGGTGCTGACACCTACGTGAACGGCAAAAAGGTGACAGAGCCCAGCATCCTGCGCTCAG GAAACCGCATCATCATGGGGAAGAGCCACGTTTTCCGCTTCAACCACCCCGAGCAGGCTCGGCAGGAGCGCGAGCGGACCCCGTGCGCTGAGACCCCCGCAGAGCCCGTGGACTGGGCGTTTGCCcagagagagctgctggagaagcaaGGCATCGACATGAAACAGGAGATGGAGCAGCG GCTCCAGGAACTGGAGGACCAGTACCGGAGGGAACGGGAAGAGGCAAATTACcttctggagcagcagaggctg GACTATGAGAGCAAGCTGGAGGCATTGCAGAAGCAGATGGATTCTAGATATTACCCTGAGGcaaatgaggaggaggaagaaccTGAGGATGAAG TGCAGTGGACAGAGCGGGAATTCGAGCTCGCCCTCTGGGCCTTTAGGAAGTGGAAGTGGTACCAGTTCACCTCCCTCCGTGACCTGCTCTGGGGCAATGCCATCTTCCTCAAGGAAGCCAATGCCATCAGCGTGGAGCTGAAAAAGAAG GTCCAGTTCCAGTTTGTGCTCCTCACGGACACGCTGTACTCACCTCTCCCTCCCGACCTGCTGCCTCCCGATGCTGCCAAGGACCGGGAGAAGCGACCATTCCCCAGGACCATCGTGGCTGTAGAGGTGCAGGACCAGAAGAACGGGGCAACACATTACTGGACCCTGGAGAAGCTGAG GCAGCGCCTGGACCTGATGCGTGAGATGTATGACCGAGCAGCAGAAGTGCCTTCCAGTGTCATCGAGGACTGTGACAATGTGGTGACTGGCGGAGACCCTTTCTACGACCGCTTTCCCTGGTTCAGGCTGGTCGGCAG GGCCTTTGTCTACCTGAGCAACCTCCTCTACCCCGTGCCCCTGGTGCACCGCGTGGCCATCGTCAGCGAGAAGGGCGAGGTGAAGGGCTTCCTGCGCGTGGCTGTCCAGGCCATCTCAG CGGATGAAGAAGCCCCTGACTATGGCTCTGGTGTGCGGCAGTCAGGGACAGCCAAGATCTCCTTTGATGACCAGCACTTCGAGAAG TTCCAGTCAGAGTCGTGCCCAGCTGTCGGGATGTCTCGCTCGGGGACCTCTCAGGAGGAGCTGCGCATAGTGGAAGGTCAGGGGCAGGTCAGCGACGTGGGTCCGTCTGCAGATGAAGTCAACAACAACACCTGTGCAG TGACCCCAGAGGATCTTCTGGACAGCCCAGAAAAGCCTGCACCGGATGGGCCACTGGAGGTGGCTTTGGACCACCTGAAGCTGGGCAGCATCTTCACATTCCGTGTGACAGTCCTGCAAGCCTCCAGCATCTCTGCAGAATACGCTGACATCTTCTGCCAGTTCAA CTTCATCCATCGCCACGATGAGGCCTTTTCAACAGAACCCTTGAAGAACACAGGACGGGGACCACCCCTGGGATTCTATCATGTCCAAAAT ATTGCTGTGGAGGTGACAAAATCTTTCATCGAATACATCAAGAGCCAGCCAATTGTGTTTGAGGTGTTTGGCCATTACCAGCAGCACCCCTTCCCACCTCTCTGCAAGGATGTCCTGAG CCCGCTGAGGCCATCCCGACGCCACTTCCCCCGTGTGATGCCACTCTCCAAACCAG TGCCTGCGACAAAGCTGAGCACCATGACTCGGCCCAGTGCTGGCCCCTGCCAGTGCAAGTACGACCTGATGGTCTTCTTTGAGATCTGTGAGCTGGAGGCCAATGGCGA CTACATCCCTGCTGTTGTGGACCACCGTGGAGGCATGCCATGCCATGGGACCTTCCTCCTTCATCAG GGCATCCAGAGGAGAATTAGTGTCACCTTGGTGCATGAAACAGGCAGCCTCATCCACTGGAAGGAAGTACGGGAGCTGGTTGTGG GTCGAATCCGGAACACCCCAGAGGCAGATGAGTCGCTCATCGACCCCAACATTCTGTCCCTGAACATCCTCTCCTCTGGCTACATCCACCCCTCCCAGGATGACCG gACTTTCTACCAGTTTGAGGCGGCGTGGGATAGCTCCATGCACAACTCGCTGCTGCTCAACCGTGTTACCCCTTACCGGGAGAAGATCTACATCACCCTGTCAGCTTACATCGAG atGGAGAACTGCACTCAGCCTGCTGTCATCACCAAAGACTTCTGCATGGTTTTCTACTCCCGGGATGCCAAACTTCCTGCCTCACGCTCCATCCGCAATCTTTTTGGCAGCGGCAGCCTGCGGGCTTCTGAGAG CAACCGTGTGACAGGAGTTTACGAGCTCAGCCTCTGCCGCGTGGCTGATGCCGGCAGCCCAG GCATGCAGAGAAGGCGCCGGCGTGTGCTGGACACCTCTGTAGCTTACGTCAGGGGAGAGGAGAACCTGGCTGGCTGGCGGCCCCGCAGTGACAGCCTCATCCTTGACCATCAGTGGGAGCTGGAGAAACTCAGCCTTCTGCAAGAA gtggAGAAGACAAGACACTACCTGTTACTGCGTGAGAAGCTGGAGACCACCCAGCGCCTGGGCATGGAGACCCTGTCCCCCTGCTCCAGCGAGGATTCCGAGTCCCGAAGCACCTCCTGCATCTCCTCCCCACTCTCTGCTGACGGAGCACCTGAAAGCCGCACCTctccccctgagacccccagcgAGAGGCAGAAGGAGCTGGCTGTGAAG TGCTTGCGCCTGCTCACACACACCTTCAACAGGGAGTACAGCCACAGCCACGTCTGCATTAGCGCCAGTGAGAGCAAG CTGTCTGAAATGTCAGTGACCTTGATGAGAGACCCTTCCATGCCAGCTCTTGGAGTCACTACTCTCACCCCCTCCTCGACCTGCCCATCACTGGTGGAAGGATGTTACAATGCCATGGAGGTCAG acccccccaggtTTCCTCCAGGGCAGAGAGCCCTGATCTGGAGCCTGTGGTAGAAGGGGAGCAGAAGAAGTCCCCAGCCCGCCGgcctgaggaggagaaggagccccaGCGGTTGCTGGTGCCCGACATCCAGGAGATTCGAGTCAG TCCCATCGTCTCCAAAAAGGGCTACCTGCACTTCCTGGAGCCTCACACCAATGGATGGGTGAAACGCTTCGTGGTGGTCCGGCGCCCCTATGTCTACATCTACAACTCAGACAAGGATGCGGTCGAGAGGGCCATACTCAACCTCTCCAAGGCCCAGGTGGAGTACAGTGAGGACCAGCAGGCCATGCTCAAG ACCCCGAACACGTTTGCGGTGTGCACAGAGCACCggggcatcctgctgcaggcgAGCAGTGACAAAGACATGCACGACTGGCTCTACGCTTTCAACCCTCTCCTGGCTGGATCCATAAG ATCCAAGCTGTCCAGAAGGAGAACAGCCCAGATGAGAATCTAA